The following coding sequences are from one Lolium rigidum isolate FL_2022 chromosome 6, APGP_CSIRO_Lrig_0.1, whole genome shotgun sequence window:
- the LOC124662463 gene encoding uncharacterized protein LOC124662463 has protein sequence MAAAVASTAGSSSCLSFVAESLILPTRNGSLFASLFALVFAHTFVSVAGAVVFVHPIAASVLLQVKLLINNDLHVRYAVESDGFWAFWVPAEKLLLFYLAYLASKLATQVAVALAASATACGRPCSLAHLVRGKAATGMMRGALVTAALVAVLELACTVLLTASLVVWWMYSATHTETGGMESCISGCLLLLFLLALISHLCLAAVFTLAIAVSAAEEGGGGGSHFRRSWRLVTARARRKEAAVMVLVASLLPVAIYPVYAFAAYCGTAWALVFVPGFLLPSTGALFHSTVATTVFYQLHGASSSHQGTAAIPLMAKLAS, from the coding sequence ATGGCCGCCGCAGTAGCAAGCACCGCAGGTTCCTCATCCTGTCTCAGCTTCGTCGCGGAATCCTTGATCCTTCCCACGCGAAATGGGAGCCTCTTCGCGTCGCTCTTCGCTCTCGTCTTCGCACACACCTTCGTCTccgtcgccggcgccgtcgtctTCGTCCACCCTATCGCCGCCTCCGTCCTTCTCCAGGTGAAGTTGCTGATCAATAACGATCTCCACGTCCGCTACGCGGTAGAAAGCGACGGGTTCTGGGCCTTCTGGGTGCCCGCGGAGAAGCTGCTCCTGTTCTACCTCGCCTACCTCGCCAGCAAGCTGGCCACGCAGGTCGCCGTCGCGCTCGCGGCCTCCGCGACTGCGTGCGGACGCCCGTGCTCGTTGGCCCACCTCGTCCGCGGCAAGGCGGCCACGGGGATGATGCGGGGCGCCTTGGTCACCGCCGCGCTCGTCGCCGTCCTCGAACTCGCGTGCACGGTTCTTCTCACGGCGTCACTCGTGGTTTGGTGGATGTACAGCGCCACCCACACGGAAACCGGCGGCATGGAGTCTTGCATCTCCGGCTGCCTGCTGCTACTCTTCCTCCTCGCTCTCATCTCCCACCTCTGCCTCGCCGCCGTCTTCACGCTGGCCATCGCCGTGTCGGCGGcagaggaaggtggcggcgggggctCCCATTTCCGGCGGTCGTGGCGGCTCGTGACCGCGAGggcgaggaggaaggaggccGCCGTGATGGTGCTCGTGGCGAGCCTCCTGCCGGTCGCCATCTACCCTGTGTACGCGTTTGCCGCGTACTGTGGTACCGCATGGGCTCTGGTCTTCGTGCCTGGATTTCTCCTGCCGTCCACCGGCGCGCTGTTCCACTCCACGGTGGCCACTACGGTGTTCTACCAACTGCATGGAGCATCATCAAGCCATCAAGGAACAGCTGCCATTCCATTGATGGCGAAACTAGCTAGTTAA
- the LOC124668666 gene encoding uncharacterized protein LOC124668666, translating to MAATAGSSSSPCASFVEETLLLPTRNARLFAPVFALVFAHTFVFLAVAVLLAHPLASVQLHDGLSSWRDATYALSTDKIRQHGVVLLILYLAYLASKLATQATVCLAASATLRSSGDNRPSSLAGLFRDKAPRGLFTGAALVAAVELASTAVLATCLASWWSYGAAHLDTGRVESFVQGVLLFLFLLALLFRLCLAAVFQVAIAASASREEGCDGGGGASALLRAWRFMTTTARRKEAAVQVLVVSVVLPVATYPVYAFALYCAHGESVFLLGGLHGFVLPSAGVQLYSTVAATMFYHRCVELHPEPAIPLTVKLAKISETLSSPEPADRS from the coding sequence ATGGCCGCCACAGcaggttcatcgtcgtctccgtgcGCCAGCTTCGTCGAGGAAACCCTGCTCCTCCCCACGCGCAACGCCAGGCTGTTCGCGCCGGTCTTCGCGCTCGTCTTCGCCCACACCTTCGtcttcctcgccgtcgccgtcctccTCGCGCACCCTCTCGCCTCGGTCCAGCTCCACGACGGCCTCTCCTCGTGGCGCGACGCGACATACGCCTTGTCGACCGACAAGATCCGGCAGCACGGAGTGGTGCTGCTCATCCTCTACCTCGCCTACCTCGCCAGCAAGCTCGCCACGCAGGCCACCGTCTgcctcgccgcctccgccacaCTGCGCAGTTCCGGCGACAACCGACCGTCCTCGCTCGCCGGGCTCTTCCGCGACAAGGCTCCCCGCGGCCTCTTCACGggcgccgccctcgtcgccgcggtCGAGCTCGCCTCCACGGCTGTCCTGGCAACGTGCCTTGCGTCCTGGTGGAGCTACGGCGCCGCCCACTTGGACACTGGCCGCGTGGAGTCCTTCGTGCAAGGCGTCCTGCTCTTCCTCTTCCTGCTCGCTCTCCTCTTCCGGCTCTGCCTCGCCGCCGTCTTCCAGGTGGCCATCGCCGCGTCGGCGTCGCGGGAGGAaggctgcgacggcggcggcggtgcgagcGCACTCCTCCGTGCGTGGCGTTTCATGACAACCACGGCGAGGAGGAAGGAAGCTGCTGTTCAGGTGCTCGTGGTGAGCGTCGTGCTGCCGGTCGCCACGTACCCGGTGTACGCGTTTGCTCTGTACTGCGCGCATGGCGAGTCCGTCTTCTTGCTGGGCGGCCTGCACGGGTTTGTTCTGCCGTCCGCCGGCGTGCAGCTCTACTCCACGGTGGCCGCCACGATGTTCTACCACCGGTGCGTCGAGCTTCATCCTGAGCCCGCCATTCCTCTGACGGTGAAGCTGGCCAAAATCTCTGAAACTCTGTCATCCCCTGAGCCTGCAGACAGATCTTAA